A region from the Desulfitobacterium dehalogenans ATCC 51507 genome encodes:
- a CDS encoding GerAB/ArcD/ProY family transporter, with protein MLEGGKISAKQMILLLFIGRAITWIAFLSIFVMPPGNQDIWLSCLTTFPVYLLAAFPFYFLAKRFPNQTFFEYTDTILGKGGKLIGILYILFFIHNSALSISHFSEFLTTVVMVLTPPLFFRITLLLLAAYAAYKGIENLGRLSELIAPIIMFTLLIVVLSLIKDMDPKELSPFLESGFFPSFFSGLYLVSTMIEIIAMAVILPFLNDRSKLKTVYLLFPLLLEVFIFMLTTTVIALFGDDLAKNLTYPFYNAVRLIQLGNFVERVESIHVAFWILGLFIKLSLYLYVTALGISQVFQLKAYKPLLLPLVSIIIPMSTMLGKNIIELKEFNSFEIYPWYTMPFIFIIPLFLLLTAIVRKQGDYRS; from the coding sequence ATGTTGGAAGGCGGTAAAATAAGCGCAAAACAGATGATTCTGCTCCTATTTATCGGCAGAGCCATTACTTGGATTGCTTTTCTTTCTATTTTTGTCATGCCCCCCGGAAATCAGGATATTTGGCTCAGCTGTTTAACGACTTTCCCGGTATACTTGCTTGCGGCTTTCCCTTTCTATTTTTTAGCCAAGCGCTTCCCCAACCAGACTTTTTTTGAATACACAGATACTATCCTCGGTAAGGGAGGCAAACTGATAGGAATCCTCTATATTCTTTTCTTTATTCATAATAGTGCCCTTTCCATAAGTCATTTCTCAGAGTTCCTAACGACTGTGGTGATGGTTCTTACCCCTCCCCTTTTTTTCAGAATCACTTTGCTTCTTTTAGCCGCTTATGCCGCCTATAAAGGCATCGAGAACTTAGGACGTCTTTCCGAACTAATCGCTCCCATCATCATGTTTACTCTTTTGATTGTCGTCCTATCTCTCATTAAAGATATGGATCCCAAAGAACTTTCCCCTTTTTTGGAAAGCGGGTTTTTCCCCTCGTTTTTTTCAGGGCTCTATTTAGTGTCCACAATGATTGAGATCATTGCCATGGCAGTAATTTTGCCTTTTCTCAATGACCGAAGTAAGCTAAAAACCGTGTACCTTCTATTTCCCTTATTGTTGGAGGTGTTTATCTTTATGCTAACCACCACAGTCATTGCACTTTTCGGGGATGACTTGGCTAAAAACCTGACCTACCCCTTCTATAACGCAGTGCGGCTCATCCAATTAGGGAATTTTGTCGAGCGTGTGGAATCTATTCATGTCGCCTTTTGGATATTAGGATTGTTTATAAAACTATCCCTTTATCTTTATGTGACAGCCCTGGGGATAAGCCAGGTTTTCCAGCTGAAAGCTTATAAACCACTCTTACTTCCTCTGGTTTCTATCATCATTCCGATGTCCACAATGTTAGGCAAGAATATTATTGAACTTAAGGAATTCAATTCATTTGAAATCTATCCCTGGTATACCATGCCCTTTATCTTTATTATTCCTCTCTTCCTGCTCCTCACTGCCATAGTCCGTAAGCAAGGAGACTATCGTTCATGA
- a CDS encoding Ger(x)C family spore germination protein yields MKLRAIFCLLCIFLTLTLPGCWDRRELNTLSISHALGIDQLEDGQVQVSLQMAKPASMKSSLQKSSSGGGEEKAFWVVTTTGRTLFEALRNGRDRISRKSFFGRNKIIIIGEEAAKSGITPLLDMYIRRVDFRELSFVFVVRGKAQQFIEADSEQEKDPAKALENLAEATDLTSKAAKTTLLDVMKALSNETTAPFVAGLELVELPDSKKKIVKLSDTAVFKEDKLIGWFNEKETRGLLWIIGKVKSGVIVVESPDDESKKVALEIINASSKLKPDFIDGKPTMTVHVEELGNLGEQMSSINMATPENFKRLENRQAEVIREEINAALEKAQTLGVDIFKFGLEFHRKFPQEYQELKENWEKEFEKMTVNIEVKAKLNEIGLSVKPIEVDEE; encoded by the coding sequence ATGAAACTTCGAGCAATCTTCTGTCTTCTTTGTATTTTTCTTACTCTCACCCTGCCCGGCTGTTGGGATCGGAGAGAATTAAATACCCTCTCCATCTCTCACGCTTTGGGTATCGATCAATTGGAAGATGGTCAGGTCCAGGTTTCTCTGCAGATGGCTAAACCGGCCTCCATGAAGAGCAGCTTACAAAAAAGCAGCAGTGGTGGCGGAGAGGAAAAAGCCTTTTGGGTTGTAACCACTACCGGAAGAACTCTATTTGAAGCTCTTCGTAACGGACGCGATCGGATTAGTCGCAAATCCTTCTTTGGTCGCAATAAGATTATAATTATCGGCGAAGAGGCAGCAAAATCAGGAATTACGCCTCTCCTTGATATGTACATTCGAAGGGTTGACTTTCGGGAACTTAGCTTTGTTTTTGTCGTCCGGGGAAAGGCTCAACAATTTATCGAAGCGGATAGTGAACAAGAAAAAGACCCCGCCAAAGCTCTTGAGAACTTAGCCGAGGCAACAGATTTGACTTCAAAAGCTGCAAAAACTACCCTCCTTGATGTCATGAAAGCCTTATCGAATGAAACAACGGCTCCCTTTGTTGCCGGCTTAGAGTTGGTAGAACTCCCAGACAGTAAAAAGAAAATTGTTAAACTCTCTGATACCGCAGTATTTAAAGAGGATAAGCTTATTGGCTGGTTCAACGAAAAAGAAACTCGTGGACTTCTCTGGATTATTGGAAAAGTAAAAAGCGGGGTTATCGTCGTGGAATCTCCTGATGATGAATCAAAAAAAGTAGCCTTAGAAATCATCAATGCCTCCAGCAAGTTAAAGCCGGATTTTATAGATGGCAAGCCAACCATGACTGTTCACGTCGAAGAGCTCGGCAATCTTGGCGAACAGATGTCTTCAATAAACATGGCTACCCCTGAGAACTTCAAGAGACTGGAGAATCGGCAAGCCGAAGTGATTAGGGAGGAGATCAATGCGGCCCTGGAAAAGGCCCAAACTTTAGGAGTCGACATCTTTAAATTTGGTTTGGAATTCCACCGCAAGTTCCCCCAGGAATATCAGGAGCTTAAAGAAAACTGGGAGAAAGAATTTGAAAAAATGACCGTTAACATAGAAGTTAAAGCTAAACTTAATGAAATTGGTTTAAGTGTCAAGCCCATAGAAGTCGATGAAGAGTAA